The genomic region CATTAGCATCTCTGTTACATATCTCTAAATCTATTACTACCAACTCCAGTTGGTAGATGATTATCATGAAatgcaaaattcaatttcattctCAGAATGACCTATATAAAGGACAATGTAAATATGAAAGTTTTGTCAGTTATTGTTTTTTAAGTAAAGGGATAATTAATCAAATCAaagatattgttagaagaatctATGAAACACAAGGATCTTTTATGTTGTGATTACATTGATGAATGTGGAAAAATACATTCTAAGAAAAATTTAAATGTTGTTCTTTCATAAGATGTTGCTTAGAATAGAACTGACTAgcatttgattcaaatcaaggaTGCATGACATCAACAATGAcacttaataaaattatttagagCTGTGACATAGTTGTTTCGTAAATTTCTATTGCAAAGCTTaagaaaataattattgtatGACAGAAGtttaaaaattacttaaaactcaatttttacattttatagTGATCGGCTCTTTCGCACAATGGCAGACATTATTGTAGCAGAGGGCTATGCTGCTGTTGGATATGAGTATGTTAATGTTGATGACTGTTGGTTGGAAAAAGACAGAGATGTTGATGGTCAACTTGTACCAGATAGACAAAGATTTAAACATGGGATGAAAAGTCTTGCAATGTATGTTCCTATAATTACCTTCAACATAGGATATTGATTTCCTATACTCACAATTCTCTATTTTGGCTTTGTAGATTCATTCAAAGGGTCATAAATTCGGGATTTATGAAGACTTTGGTAACTATACATGTGCTGGTTACCCTGGTATATTAGGATACTTAGAAATAGATGCACTCACTTTTGCATCTTGGGATGTTGATTATGTGAAACTAGATGGTTGTTATTCCCATCCATCTGAAATGGACAGAGGTACAGcttaaattattatacatatagtcAATTAGAAACAAATTCTACTTAACTGActttattcaataattttatcaaatattttaGGCTATCCTGAGTTTGGGTTTTATTTAAATCAAACAGGTCGGTCTATGGTCTATTCTTGTAGTTGGCCAGTCTATCAAATTTATGCTGGAATGCAGGTCGGTCTTTATAATACCATCTGTAGAATATTACATTAGAACAGTCTTTGAGAGTATATAAATTTCAGCCAAACTTTATTGCCATAACACAACATTGTAATCTTTGGAGGAATTTTGACGACATTCAAGATTCCTGGAACAGCCTAGAAACCATTATAGATTATTATGGAAACAATCAAGATGCGATTGTACCAAATGCGGGACCCGGTCACTGGAACGATCCCGACATGCTGATAATTGGTAACTTTGGTCTAAGTTACGAGCAAAGCAAAACACAAATGGCCTTGTGGGCCATTCTGGCGGCGCCTCTATTAATGTCCGTTGATTTACGAACTATCAGGCCCGAGTACAAAGCTATTTTACAGAATAGGAAAATTATTGCTGTGGATCAGGATCCACTGGGCATTCAGGGTCGACGTATCTACAAAGTTAgttaattaaatattagtaataatgtAGTATGTGCATGAAAATTGAACAGTAGCGGGGAAATAGTGTGGGTTTCGGAATACGTTAGTAAGAGTTCTACTCTACTGTTTAGCATAAAGGCATTGAAATCTGGGCGAGGCCGATAACTCCCATCTACCAGAATTACTACTCTTACGCCATAGCGTTTGTAAATAGGAGAACGGACGGCACACCGTCCGATGTATCTGTTACACTAAAGGAGCTTGTGCTCCAGTATCCTGGAGGATACAATGTGGAGGTATGCGTTTACGGAACAATCACGATTCTAAGATTTAATTAGTTTAAAATAAAAACTGCCAAAATAATTCTGTTTCCAGGATTTATACGAAGATGTAAATTACGGCGTTCTGACGCCTCAAACGAAAATAAAAGTCAAAGTGAATCCATCCGGTGTTGCGACTTGCATTTAGAAGACGTTTTTGATACGAATCAATTTCAACAATTCTCGCCTTCGAATCAACTCTTTAAAGTCAGACAGAATTCGTTTAAGTGACACGAATTGAACAATTAAGAAATTTCTAATTGTAATTTACCATTTTTATTGTACTTGACTACACAATGTTACCATACTTTGTTAAGAAAGTAGAAaataaagaattttataatCTATGAAAAGTTAATTCATTCAGAACATAGGCAATCTTGTTATGTACACTAATAGGCTGTTATCGTGTGGAATGTATTAAATCATTGTTTAGACAAACACCAGGCGTACGCGTTATCAAAAATACGTTGCCATGGCGAAATCTCGTATTTCACCCAATCCAAGGCCACTGCCACATTTGTGTACATCGTTCAGGATGTGGCATCATCGCGAGATGCCGTCCATCCGCGGAACAGATACCAGCAATACCACCTAaggtaatacaaaatatttgatACATAATTTCGTCAGATTCAAACACTGATTCCCTATCATCCGCATTGATATTTACACATAAATACACGAATTCTCACCTGTACTACCATTAGGATTAAGAGGATATTGTTCGGTTTGGTTGCCGTAATCATCAGTATACCTGATGGCCAGGcaattattgttttgaagcttctTCAACGTATCATCGTTTCTGAAAGTAAATCTTCCCTCGCCATGTGCAACCCACACGCCTAATACGCTATTTTCCATTCCATTCAGCATTATGAATGGTGACTTATCAATTCTGACCGTACTCCACCGACACTCAAACCTCTCGGATAGATTATGATCTAAGAAAACCTCTGGTTCTTCAACATTACCTGCGTTAGAAGGAGGATATGATCAAGCGTGTTAATGaaattcatgaatttcgcaAGCACAAATTCCTTATGCTGGATACATTTTATTACTCAACAGAACATACCGGTTTCGTTTCCTATCCATCCCAACAGGGACATTAATTGACATCCGTTACAAACTCCTAAACTGAACGTGTCTTTACGAGAGATAAATGCTTCCAATTGCTTCTGTAAAGACGGATGGAGAGGAGACTTGCTGCCCATCCCTTGGCTGAGCCCAAGACATCTGAAATTATAGATAAGTTTAAACCAATTATACTTAATGCAGTAGCAGTAATAATTTCCCTctacaataaatgaacaatgtacCGGCATAACTGAAGCCACCAGGAAAGATGACACCTTTGAACCTGTCAAATGTTACTTTGTTGTCTAATAAATCTTGCATTGCCACATCATAAACCTCAAAGCCGGCTTGCACCAAGGCTGCCGCCATTTCCCTATCGCCGTTTATGCCTTCTTCTCTTATCACGGCTACGGTGATCTTTGCTGTAGAATCGATAGAAACTATAAAATTTGCTGTGACGTAAGCAAATACTAGATAACAATTTTACGAACAAGTTAAAGTTTTATGAATCCTAACAGGTTTTACATCAGGGTTAAAGGACAACTTGTAAACTGGCGCAGCTCTATCTTTGAGTCCATCAAACTCTTGTAATGCACATTCCACATTTGTTTGACGACGTTCTAATTGGTAGCTAGTTTCTTCCCATAGAGACATCAAGGATAACACCGTCGAATCCAAGACAGTCCGATTTTGAACTTTGACATTTATCTAAGAACATAATGTGAAAGTAATTATAAATGCTCATATTAaagatttcgcataaaatttaGAGTAAATACTTTCGAAGTCATTCCAAACTTTTCAGATCGTCCAATTGAATATATAGGAGCATTAAATTGTTTGAACACATTTAACACGTGTTGGTAATTTTCTTCATCAACTTCCAATATCCAGCCCACTTCTTCGGCGAATAAAACTTCTATAGGTGTTCCAGATTTGTGGGAAATATTAACGTCCATTCCAGACATACCAGCAAAACACATTTCTAAAAGACACGTGATAAGTCCCCCATCGCTAACATCGTGTCCTGCCAATATTTTTTCCTCTGTAAATAGAAAAAAAGTATTTTTTTATATCTTCTCAATATaatgaaagaaatattaaaacattatAATTCACCTGCAATCAACTGTTGCGTCGCTTTGAAAGCATTTTTCAATAAATCGGCATGTCTCATATCTGGAACATCGTTACCAAGTGATTTATACACCTGAGCTAAAGCCGTACCGCCGATTCGACTTTGTCCATTAGACAAGTCGACGAATAACAAGCTGCCATTCTTCCCTGTCGCAGGTGCTTTAAAGTCTGGCGTTACCACCTGCAATATGAAACTGTTAGTTGAATATAAAAACCTAGATAAAGATGTTTTAACTCTTACTTACATGTCGGATATCCGGACAAGGAGCATAACAAGAAACTACAAGTGTCCCTGGCGCTTTAACAACATCTTTACCAATTCGAGCAGCCATGCTAAGAGAATCTTTACCTCCGTCGATTGCAATGCCAAGTTCGTTCATCAATGAACACATAGCAGAACACGCATCGTATAGTGCAGCACCCTCTCCTGGTAATTTGGCAGCCCACATCCAATTACCGCTGCATTTAACATCCTATAGTGTGTAAACTTTAGTAAACAAAAAAGTTCAATTTACGTTGATACACCTAATACCTTTAAATTTGAGATTCGCGCGAATACTAAATTGCTTAAGGCCTCTGCCACGGTCATGCGAGCTCCAGCTGCTGCATTTACTAGACCCTTTATTGGCTGTTCTCCAATAGATGTAGCTATGCCAACCTACGAAGATTTGCATGAAAAAATATATTGCTAATGATactatttattaacaaattatttctCCGTTTACCGTTGAGAAGTAAGAGACTGCAGTTACAGCAACATCGGCAAGAGGAGTATGCAGAGGACCAACGGTCAACCTTATTAGTTAAATATCGTTTGCTGCCAACTGAAGACAAACGCAAGACTCTTTCCAAAGCAGATTGTACGGTCAAATCTGTTGGAAGTGACAAAGAAGGTAGTTGTATGTTTCGCCTCTGAAAGTTGAACGTCTGCGAAACCAAAAAAttatgtttagtttcaactttATCACAAATTAATATGTTCTTTGATATTTCTGCACGTTTACCTTACGCGGCATTTTCCCGAGTACCAATTCTAAATCTAAATCCACCGGATGTCTCTTCTCATccttataattttcatttagaTACTTTGATACGTTACAATCGATTTCTTCAGAAAGAATGACCTTTCCATTTCCGGTAACAGTTCCTACGAAGTTGATAGGACATTTCTCTCTAGCTGCTATTTCCTTGAGTAAGCCAGCATCTTCAGGTTTACATAGAATTGCATCATTCTCTTGATACTCAGCACCCCATAATTCCAAAGTACTGATGCTTGGATCACCTAGCTCAAATTTCTTGGTGAAGATAACAGCGCCAGCAGGTTCTACCAATTCCTTTAGAACGTTGCCTAATAGTATTTGAAACATACAATGATTTAATTGTCTTATCattatgatataattatatgaaAATAATACTCACCATTCCCTCCCGCTCCTTGATCATGTATACTGAGTATTGGGTTCTTTTGTCCCATTTCTGTACATGCACGAACCACTCTGTTCAGTTTCTGCTCCATTTTCGGATCACCCCTTTGGACTGCTCCAAATTCGAGTTCTGATTTATTATCGCCTTGTACCTAATAACTCTGAATTATTTAGTTGAACACAGAAAGAATGATGTTAATGAATGATCGTAATCAAAATACTTCGATGGAACTGGCTGAGCCACCTCCCACGCCGATTCTGTATACAGGACCACCAATTTTTATTACTTCCATACCTAAAATAATTAATCTTCAATTGTTATGCATTGCATTCGCTTATCTTTAACCCAGACCTTTTGCTGGTGCAACTTTCTGTGACATATCAGTGTCCATTGTACCCAAGCCTCCGCTAAACATTATGGGTTTAATCCATTCACGACGTTCCCCAATATTATCTATCATTCCAAAAGAACGAGCAAATCCTGTTATTAGTGGTTCTCCAAATTTGTTGCCGTAATCGGATGCACCGTTACTAGCTTCAACTATAATCTCTAATGGACTAGCCATGTTGCTAGGGTATGGAACATCTTTCTCTTCCCATGGCAAGTCGTACCCtgtcaaataaataaaatggttGGTAAGAACAATAATCATTTTTCGGCATccacaaatttaaaaaaaaaagataaaacgaACCTGGGATATGTAAATTTCCAACAGAATAACCAGCAGTTCCAGCAATATAATATCCTCCTCTGCCAATGCCTTGAATATCTCTGAGTCTGCCTCCAGTTCCAGTTGTAGCACCACTGCAAATTACAATTTAGTGTAATTACAAATAAGAAATTAGTCAGTATTACTTACCTAAATGGAGCAACACCAGTTGGAAAGTTGTGAGTTTCAGCGGTAAATATGAGATCTTGAGTAACATTTTCTAAGTGGAAAAAGCTACATTTGTTAGTCAAAGTAGGTCTTAATGTCTTGACTTGATATCCCTTGATTGCACTACTGTTGTCACTATACTTAATTGTGTTATTCGGATTCGAGTGTTTTTGTGTCTCTATAATCATACCAAGTAATGatttcttcatctcttcattgtCAATAACTACGTATCCTTTAAAAAACCAATGACGACTATGCTCGCTATTAGATTGCGCTAAATCGAAACATTCGACACTGGTCGGATTTCGtttcaatttattaagaaaCAGGTCTGTATAAAAATCTAAATCCCAGTTATTGAATGCCAAACCtacataaaaaataaaatgagTTTTATCttgaataatatattgtattttattttagatatGTACCTAATTTTGAATTAACTTCCTCCAATGCTTTTCGTCCACCTTTGAGGACATCCACTTCAAACCAGTCATCAGGTCTAAAACCATGATCAAATGTTTCTATCGGTTGCATGTACCTACATTGAGTCATTTTATTTCTCTGCTATctgtacaaaaatataaaattataaatactgCTTCATTTGTATTTTAAATGACGAATTTTATACATACAGTATCTTCCAAGATTTTATCAAGTTTTCCATTGTTTGATGCAGTATCTAATAGTTGCTTCAATTCTTATTATCTTATGCAGGTTGACAGACTTACAAATTGTAAAAACAAACAGACTTACAATCTGTAAAAACATGAGATattagttatttatattatactattaataataattatttatctaATGGTTTGCTTTACCTTGGACCAATTTCAATAACTAAGCTACCATCCGATTTATGATCAAATACACTCTCACTCTTTAGGcaatgtttttcgaatggaggAATAAGAATCCATTTTAATAGTTTCAATTCTTCATCACTTAAAGACTCCTTAGTTTCAACATAGTAGCACAATTCTGTCTCCAGTCCAATTATTGACTTAGATAATAGAACCAGACTGTTGAATTGGTTTCTCAGATGTCCGGATCTCAACCCAGATGATTTGTAAAATTTTATGATACCCATTGTCTATGAAcaaaaaattacaaataaaagaaacacaaaagaaaataaagtgtAGAAAGAACACAGTACAGTGATGCAGATCGACCATAACAATCGACCCCCCTGGTATAGAATTAAATGGAATCAGTGTGCTATCTTTATTTATCAGTGTGGTAATTGCAAAATAGAACACCCATGTTATTTCAAAACTAAACAGAGTTTAAGTTTAGGTCAAATGGACATCTTGCTCAATGATATTCTTATCTGTCTGAGATTATGTGTGGTGTGTCTTCACATTTTACTGTGATTGTAAGCATCTTTTTGATGCATCTGTTCTTAATTATTGGTTGTATGAATACAggcttaatatattaataagaataaattaaattttattagagATATATTTATGGCTTTCATATTTCAAACTTGATTAATATACATGTGAATTtacagaataaaaattcatctCTTGTTAACAAAATCTGCAACTTTACTTTGAgacttaatttaaatatatgtatgtatatgtatgtacatatgtatacaatGCATAATGTATACCGTATACTAAGTGCAAAAACAAATCTTTTTTTAATGATTTAAGAcaagtttatttattatataacgaGTATACATAGTAACTTACAGTATCATCTGCACGTATATACAATCTCAAAACCTTGTATGCTTGTAATTATTCCACGCAACAGGTTCTTTTAGTTACCACGTTCAACTGTATGACACATAACCTTCCTGTTTCCTACCACGTGCTTTTAGGTTTATCaacaaaaaattgttacatgcGAACAAACATTGTTTCTGTAGAAATTACGTCAAGATTTATGAATTAATTTATTAGATCGCATATTAATAATTCTCTCAATTCATTCGTAATTCTGTTAATTTCTTTGATCATAAAaagtaatacatgatttacagtcTTAACaaacatatttatataatacttaTGTAAAATAGCAAATAGTTTACTTAAATACATCGTTTCGTTATAAAAATTTTTACTATCTAAATCGCTTATCCGAGGAAATCATAATTGTTAACATCTTCAAATTGTTGATTCTGTGAATTACCAGGTGCCATAGGCCTAGTTGGCATTTGTCCTCTGGCAGCAACAATTTGTTGTTGTAGTCCAAGTACTTGCCTGTATGGTGGTTGTGGCTATAGAAAAGAATTAATATATGTAAACAAATTAATTATCTAATGGTTTAAATCAATTGTACGTTGTCATACTTGTTGTAATAAATGTCTGAGACCCATATTTGAACCAGGGCGCATCAATCTTGGCGCGTTTGCCTGTTGATTGGCCATACCGACAGGATTAAGAGCTCTTTGCGCTtgctgagcctataacaaaatcTTTGTTCAGTTTCTTCTAATTGCAAGTAAAATATACAATGAGAGAAACAATCTTTCACAATCAAAGCGCTTCACCTCTAACTGTTGTTTATACTGCATTTCTTGCTGTTGTGCTACTTCCAAATTTTGTTGAATCtataaatgaaatttatgtaCATAATATCAGAGTTCAATACTTTTTGTTAATATGATTTTAGCATTTTTCATATTTACATTTACTTCTAACTGAGACTTATATTGTGCTTCCTGTTGCTGTGCAGCTTCTAGCGTTTGCCTCAAATGTTGGATTTTCAACAGGTTCTGACGCCTAGCTATTTCCAAGTCATCGAACGGTGGTCTCTGTTGGCCTATCATTGTGCCAGAAGGTTGTGCAACTTGAGGTCCAGTTATTTGCCCGGTCTGCTAATATATTAATCATACAGTTTTTTATCCAACTAATGTCATTTTTATTGTGCTATTCACCTGCATACTAATTTGGCTTTGTGGTCCAACGGACGATGTCAATGTTTGTTGTGCAGCGTTAGTGGGGACAACATTTTGAGTTATTTGACCTCCTCCCATTGCCATAGTGTTTGTTTGAGACATAAGAATGCCACCTTGCGATGTGCCCGTGGTTGGCATGGGTCCAGTTATCGCATTTCCTTGTGCAGGACCAGCCTATGATATTTAATTAACACATGTCTATTTCTGGAAATCGTTAATTGACCATATCAAAATGTAGACTAACTTGTCCTTGTCTCATGGAAGCGTGAGACGTTTTCTGTTGCTGAATTACTTTTCGAAGACGGTCCACAAAACCTGACTGATCGTTTGGAATAAATCCTAAATATGTTCTTTTTTCAGCCGTGTACAGGAGAATAAGTACTTTTATGTCGCAAGTCGATGGTGGCGCAGGAAAGGTGAAGTGAACACAACCTGCCTGTAATTTGACTGCTATTTCGATGTCTGatcaaattaatatattttataaaaatgtatatggGATACTAACAAATCCGGAGCTCATAACTTTAGTCAAGGATTCCAGTGCCTCGCATTGTGCTGGATGGAACAAAACGGACTTAGAATTCTTCAGATAAGATCCACCAATGTTGCCTATCAAATGTTTAGGCATCAGTTGCATAAGGAGCTTTTGCGGCCAGGTGTCG from Megalopta genalis isolate 19385.01 unplaced genomic scaffold, iyMegGena1_principal scaffold0098, whole genome shotgun sequence harbors:
- the LOC143262217 gene encoding LOW QUALITY PROTEIN: phosphoribosylformylglycinamidine synthase-like (The sequence of the model RefSeq protein was modified relative to this genomic sequence to represent the inferred CDS: inserted 4 bases in 3 codons) is translated as MTQCRYMQPIETFDHGFRPDDWFEVDVLKGGRKALEEVNSKLGLAFNNWDLDFYTDLFLNKLKRNPTSVECFDLAQSNSEHSRHWFFKGYVVIDNEEMKKSLLGMIIETQKHSNPNNTIKYSDNSSAIKGYQVKTLRPTLTNKCSFFHLENVTQDLIFTAETHNFPTGVAPFSGATTGTGGRLRDIQGIGRGGYYIAGTAGYSVGNLHIPGYDLPWEEKDVPYPSNMASPLEIIVEASNGASDYGNKFGEPLITGFARSFGMIDNIGERREWIKPIMFSGGLGTMDTDMSQKVAPAKGMEVIKIGGPVYRIGVGGGSASSIEVQGDNKSELEFGAVQRGDPKMEQKLNRVVRACTEMGQKNPILSIHDQGAGGNGNVLKELVEPAGAVIFTKKFELGDPSISTLELWGAEYQENDAILCKPEDAGLLKEIAAREKCPINFVGTVTGNGKVILSEEIDCNVSKYLNENYKDEKRHPVDLDLELVLGKMPRKTFNFQRRNIQLPSLSLPTDLTVQSALERVLRLSSVGSKRYLTNKVDRXGPLHTPLADVAVTAVSYFSTVGIATSIGEQPIKGLVNAAAGARMTVAEALSNLVFARISNLKDVKCSGNWMWAAKLPGEGAALYDACSAMCSLMNELGIAIDGGKDSLSMAARIGKDVVKAPGTLVVSCYAPCPDIRHVVTPDFKAPATGKNGSLLFVDLSNGQSRIGGTALAQVYKSLGNDVPDMRHADLLKNAFKATQQLIAEEKILAGHDVSDGGLITCLLEMCFAGMSGMDVNISHKSGTPIEVLFAEEVGWILEVDEENYQHVLNVFKQFNAPIYSIGRSEKFGMTSKINVKVQNRTVLDSTVLSLMSLWEETSYQLERRQTNVECALQEFDGLKDRAAPVYKLSFNPDVKPVRIHKTLTSKITVAVIREEGINGDREMAAALVQAGFEVYDVAMQDLLDNKVTFDRFKGVIFPGGFSYADVLGSAKGWAASLLXHPSLQKQLEAFISRKDTFSLGVCNGCQLMSLLGWIGNETGNVEEPEVFLDHNLSERFECRWSTVRIDKSPFIMLNGMENSVLGVWVAHGEGRFTFRNDDTLKKLQNNNCLAIRYTDDYGNQTEQYPLNPNGSTGGIAGICSADGRHLAMMPHPERCTQMWQWPWIXVKYEISPWQRIFDNAYAWCLSKQ